One Rossellomorea aquimaris DNA window includes the following coding sequences:
- a CDS encoding DUF2164 domain-containing protein produces the protein MFTKIPKEQKDTMIEQIQTFYYEQTGDEIGDLGAGNWFDFFMKEIGPYLYNQGVMDSKDVLMDKILLLEDDLYALKRPVNTR, from the coding sequence ATGTTTACGAAGATACCAAAAGAACAGAAAGACACAATGATTGAACAAATCCAGACATTTTATTATGAACAGACCGGGGATGAAATTGGAGATTTAGGTGCTGGGAATTGGTTTGATTTCTTTATGAAAGAGATTGGTCCCTATCTCTACAATCAGGGAGTGATGGATTCTAAAGATGTATTGATGGATAAGATCCTTCTTCTCGAAGATGATTTGTATGCCTTAAAAAGACCGGTCAACACTAGATAA
- a CDS encoding S66 peptidase family protein, whose amino-acid sequence MTIPNRLKIGDTIGICSPSSPVAAHCPKRLKRGIEELKRLGFNVKVAPNTLKIEEYMAGTIEERVEDLHNLFGDNDVKAIITTIGGTCSHQLLDVLDFSLIQKNPKIFLGYSDITALHMAIYQKTGLTTYLGPAVLPQFGEYGGVQTYTKEHFFQSLVQGEIVDYSASPSYVVEHLWWDEEDNRLREQVENKGPSVVKEGRAEGKIIAANMGTMLLLAGTEYFPDLDGAILCIEDDPEETPSSIDQYLTQLRHMGVYSKINGLVVGRFHDHVSFKENQLAGLLSRVTDGYEIPVVTDLDFGHTDPMFILPNGIRARLEVHENQINFHLMEKPAT is encoded by the coding sequence ATGACGATTCCAAATCGATTAAAAATAGGAGATACAATCGGGATTTGTTCCCCATCTTCTCCAGTCGCTGCTCATTGCCCCAAGAGATTGAAAAGGGGGATTGAAGAGCTTAAGAGGTTGGGCTTTAACGTGAAAGTAGCGCCAAACACGTTGAAAATAGAAGAGTATATGGCCGGGACCATCGAAGAAAGAGTGGAGGACCTGCATAATCTCTTCGGTGATAATGATGTAAAAGCTATCATCACCACCATAGGAGGAACTTGTTCTCATCAACTTCTTGATGTTCTTGATTTCTCTTTAATCCAAAAAAATCCAAAGATATTCCTCGGCTACAGTGACATAACGGCTCTCCACATGGCGATTTATCAAAAGACCGGTCTCACAACATATCTTGGACCTGCCGTTCTGCCTCAGTTTGGAGAATATGGAGGAGTGCAAACATACACAAAGGAACACTTCTTCCAATCACTTGTTCAAGGCGAAATAGTAGATTACTCCGCCTCTCCTTCCTATGTAGTGGAACATCTGTGGTGGGACGAAGAAGACAATCGATTAAGAGAACAAGTTGAAAATAAGGGACCTTCTGTAGTCAAAGAAGGGAGAGCAGAAGGGAAAATCATTGCAGCCAATATGGGAACCATGCTCCTTCTAGCAGGTACAGAATACTTTCCAGATCTCGATGGTGCCATCTTATGTATTGAAGATGATCCAGAGGAAACCCCGTCGTCAATTGATCAATACTTAACTCAACTCAGACACATGGGTGTATACTCGAAAATTAATGGTCTTGTCGTTGGTCGTTTTCATGACCACGTCAGCTTTAAAGAAAATCAACTGGCCGGCTTATTATCCCGTGTCACAGATGGGTATGAAATCCCTGTCGTTACGGACCTGGATTTTGGTCATACTGACCCTATGTTTATCCTTCCAAATGGAATCCGGGCCAGGCTTGAAGTTCACGAAAATCAAATTAATTTCCACTTGATGGAAAAGCCGGCTACATAA
- a CDS encoding GNAT family N-acetyltransferase produces the protein MLTSKQLQDIKNLQILCEKHEDINLKLNWDMLKNRTNSMDDFLLYEEDQLIGFLGLYGFGETYELCGMIHPDYRKQQLFQKLFHEAVQSLKSRSVQKLLLNSPGSSASGKEFIEKINASYDFTEYEMKWNKKSLSLNVADVQLRNTSEKDIETIIDLDEKCFQILRSDAESYTKRLLEESGEGNLMIVYNGTTVGKIRIQRVDNRSFIYGFAIHPSHQGKGIGRNALSQVVMKESEWTSDIYLDVAATNRNALKLYESSGFQTFYSQDYYQFPL, from the coding sequence ATGCTTACTTCAAAACAGCTTCAGGACATTAAAAACCTGCAGATCCTCTGCGAAAAACACGAAGATATAAATTTAAAACTGAACTGGGATATGCTTAAAAACCGTACAAACAGCATGGATGATTTTCTTCTTTACGAAGAGGATCAACTGATTGGATTTTTAGGTTTGTACGGCTTTGGTGAAACATATGAATTATGCGGGATGATTCACCCGGATTACCGTAAACAGCAACTATTTCAAAAACTATTCCATGAAGCGGTCCAATCACTAAAGTCACGCTCTGTTCAAAAACTCTTACTTAATTCTCCCGGCTCATCAGCTTCCGGAAAGGAATTTATTGAGAAAATAAATGCCTCTTATGATTTTACAGAATATGAAATGAAGTGGAATAAGAAAAGCTTATCTTTAAATGTCGCTGATGTCCAATTAAGAAATACTTCTGAAAAGGATATTGAAACCATTATTGACCTAGATGAAAAATGCTTTCAGATTTTAAGGTCTGATGCTGAATCCTATACCAAGAGATTGCTTGAAGAATCTGGGGAAGGCAACTTAATGATAGTATACAATGGAACAACAGTAGGGAAGATTAGGATCCAACGTGTGGACAATCGAAGTTTTATTTATGGCTTCGCTATCCACCCCTCCCATCAGGGAAAAGGCATCGGTAGAAATGCACTTTCCCAAGTCGTGATGAAGGAATCCGAGTGGACCAGCGATATTTACCTGGATGTAGCTGCTACGAACAGGAATGCACTTAAACTTTATGAATCAAGTGGATTTCAGACCTTCTATAGTCAGGATTACTACCAGTTTCCTTTATAA
- a CDS encoding CoA pyrophosphatase — protein sequence MDVNEVLRLFKERAPRILGSETFSEYAILLPLIEVNGKTHVLFEVRSLNMRRQPGEICFPGGRIDRSDSDEKAAAIRETSEELGIHTDSITDVYPLDYIVSPFGTIIYPYVGKINASLKELKPNQAEVEEIFTTPLTYLQEREPDLYNIKFKMEPEENFPFKQIPGGENYNWQARNMKEHFYYYEDKVIWGLTARVLHHFVKLLS from the coding sequence ATGGATGTGAATGAGGTACTGCGGTTATTTAAAGAGAGAGCACCCAGAATACTTGGAAGTGAAACATTTTCTGAATATGCTATTCTACTTCCTTTGATTGAGGTCAACGGCAAAACGCATGTTTTATTTGAAGTTCGTTCCTTGAACATGAGAAGACAACCTGGGGAAATTTGTTTTCCTGGAGGGCGGATAGATCGTAGTGATTCGGATGAGAAAGCAGCAGCTATTCGTGAAACATCAGAAGAATTAGGAATTCATACGGACTCCATTACAGATGTGTATCCACTCGATTATATCGTGTCTCCTTTTGGGACAATCATTTATCCATACGTAGGCAAAATAAATGCATCCCTAAAAGAGTTAAAACCGAATCAAGCTGAGGTGGAAGAAATCTTTACTACACCATTAACCTATCTACAGGAAAGGGAACCGGACTTATATAACATCAAGTTTAAGATGGAGCCCGAAGAGAACTTTCCGTTCAAACAAATCCCGGGGGGAGAAAATTACAACTGGCAAGCAAGAAATATGAAAGAACATTTTTACTACTATGAAGACAAAGTCATATGGGGGTTAACTGCCAGAGTTCTTCATCATTTTGTGAAACTTCTTTCGTAA
- the metG gene encoding methionine--tRNA ligase: MTIFIGGAWPYANGSLHLGHITALLPGDIIARYYRLKGEDVLYVSGSDCNGTPIGIRARQEGTSIEEVADRYHNEFLECFHTLGFSFDEYTRTDHSHHHKEVQYIFTTLYQKGWLFEKEVEQTYCEHDHQFLPDRFVEGTCPVCGSMARGDQCDHCSTVLDPTDLIDNSCKLCGHEPVLKITKHLYISLSKLQEPLQQLLKDNGTRWRDNALQLTRRYLKEGLHDRPVTRDLENGVKVPIQGFQDKKVYVWVEAVSGYLSASKKWAREHQREWKDFWQEDTTSYYVHGKDNIPFHSIIWPAILIGIGERNLPDYIVSNEYLTLEKRKISTSGNWAVWVKDLLNDYHPDSIRYFLTINAPEKRDADFSWREFIYSHNSELLGALGNLVQRTLKFYGKEFGHNLTLSIVPSDVKDKIEETFYSVGQSIEEGNTRQGIEEAFEFIRWSNKRFDEKKPWNVIKEDKEEGRKVLEEFLYVLCNLRNLIQPFLPFTSSKMADQLGMVGQSVWAPISLPLEMSIEATTPLFNRIDLDQIEIERKQLKEKAQ; encoded by the coding sequence ATGACTATATTTATTGGTGGCGCTTGGCCTTACGCGAATGGGTCGTTACATTTAGGGCATATCACAGCCCTATTGCCCGGGGACATTATTGCACGATATTACCGTTTAAAAGGAGAGGATGTTCTCTACGTTTCAGGAAGTGACTGTAACGGAACCCCCATTGGTATTAGAGCTAGACAGGAAGGAACAAGTATTGAAGAGGTCGCGGATCGATATCACAACGAATTCCTGGAGTGTTTCCACACATTAGGCTTTAGTTTTGATGAGTATACAAGAACTGATCACTCACATCATCATAAAGAAGTTCAATACATCTTTACCACCCTTTATCAGAAGGGCTGGCTTTTTGAAAAAGAAGTGGAGCAAACGTATTGTGAGCATGATCATCAATTTTTGCCGGATCGGTTTGTGGAAGGAACCTGTCCAGTTTGTGGCTCGATGGCAAGAGGTGATCAGTGTGATCACTGCTCCACTGTGTTGGATCCGACAGATTTAATCGATAATAGCTGCAAGCTCTGTGGTCATGAACCGGTTCTTAAAATCACAAAGCATTTATATATCTCTCTTTCTAAATTGCAGGAACCTCTTCAACAATTACTGAAGGATAACGGCACCAGATGGAGAGATAATGCTCTTCAGCTCACGAGACGCTATTTAAAAGAGGGCTTACATGACCGGCCAGTGACAAGGGATTTAGAAAATGGTGTGAAGGTCCCGATTCAAGGTTTTCAAGATAAGAAAGTTTATGTATGGGTAGAAGCAGTGAGCGGATATTTGAGTGCTTCAAAAAAGTGGGCGAGGGAGCATCAGCGTGAGTGGAAAGACTTTTGGCAGGAGGATACTACGTCCTATTATGTTCATGGAAAAGATAATATCCCTTTTCATAGTATCATTTGGCCGGCCATTCTCATTGGAATCGGCGAAAGGAATCTTCCTGACTATATTGTTTCAAATGAATACTTGACGCTTGAAAAAAGGAAAATTTCCACGAGCGGCAATTGGGCTGTTTGGGTGAAGGATCTTCTCAACGACTATCATCCAGATTCCATTCGGTATTTTCTCACCATTAATGCACCGGAAAAGAGAGATGCAGATTTCTCCTGGAGAGAATTTATTTATAGTCATAACAGTGAACTGCTGGGAGCTCTGGGGAATCTGGTCCAACGCACGTTAAAATTTTATGGGAAAGAATTTGGTCATAACCTAACGCTCTCTATTGTACCTAGTGATGTTAAGGATAAAATAGAAGAAACATTTTATTCGGTTGGCCAATCGATTGAAGAAGGGAACACTCGACAGGGAATTGAAGAAGCATTCGAATTCATTAGATGGTCGAATAAGCGTTTTGATGAAAAGAAACCGTGGAATGTAATAAAAGAGGATAAGGAGGAAGGAAGGAAGGTACTAGAGGAATTCCTGTACGTATTATGTAACTTAAGGAATCTCATTCAGCCGTTTTTACCCTTCACTTCTTCAAAAATGGCTGATCAGCTGGGGATGGTCGGGCAATCCGTGTGGGCGCCGATATCTTTGCCGTTAGAGATGAGCATTGAAGCGACAACACCATTGTTTAACCGAATAGACCTTGATCAAATTGAGATAGAACGGAAACAATTGAAAGAGAAAGCACAGTGA
- a CDS encoding DUF664 domain-containing protein produces MEINSIYLIKEKNGMKKDFSILLSMMDYARFTSISEVENLPVEMLDYRCHDEANSIGMLLAHFDAVEKIYQVLTFENLSDDEIEEYATTLEPALSLGSKAAELINGNRVEFYLENLQMTRNRTVEQFKQLDEDWLYEETDWWYGEKGNNFFKWFHVFEDEINHRGQIRMIKKLYAKEHNISIVD; encoded by the coding sequence ATGGAAATCAACTCAATATATTTAATTAAAGAAAAAAATGGAATGAAGAAAGACTTTTCTATACTCCTATCCATGATGGACTATGCACGGTTCACTTCTATCAGCGAAGTTGAGAACTTACCGGTGGAAATGCTTGACTACCGATGTCACGATGAAGCAAATTCAATCGGGATGCTACTTGCCCACTTTGATGCAGTTGAAAAAATTTATCAGGTCCTGACCTTCGAAAATTTAAGTGATGATGAAATCGAGGAATACGCAACCACCTTGGAGCCTGCCTTAAGCCTAGGAAGTAAGGCAGCCGAATTGATTAATGGAAATAGAGTCGAATTTTACCTTGAGAACTTGCAAATGACCAGGAACAGAACGGTGGAGCAGTTCAAACAACTGGATGAGGATTGGCTATATGAAGAAACGGACTGGTGGTATGGTGAAAAAGGAAATAACTTCTTTAAATGGTTTCATGTATTTGAAGATGAAATCAATCATAGGGGACAAATACGTATGATCAAAAAACTTTATGCAAAAGAACACAATATTTCAATCGTGGACTAA
- the trpA gene encoding tryptophan synthase subunit alpha — protein MGKSFLENTFKAELDKGNKLFIPYVMAGDGGIKTLISTLKMLEERGATAIEIGIPFSDPVADGPTIQEAGKRALENGTTLQKVFEVLKESRKEIGIPLVFMTYINPIYKYGVERFFQDCKNAGVDGVIIPDLPLEHHDLVRAPSKENGIAIIQLATLTSPLERIHELASVTEGFLYAVTINGITGTREGFGNNISDHLNKLKENSPVPVLAGFGISTPEHVRAMSKFCDGVVVGSKVIDLLQHESFDEIKELISASKAKALNL, from the coding sequence ATGGGTAAATCATTTCTTGAAAATACGTTTAAAGCTGAACTGGATAAAGGAAACAAACTATTCATTCCTTACGTGATGGCAGGGGATGGGGGTATAAAGACTTTGATATCGACCTTGAAAATGCTCGAAGAAAGAGGGGCGACGGCCATAGAAATCGGAATCCCGTTCTCGGATCCCGTTGCCGATGGCCCGACCATCCAAGAGGCAGGGAAGCGGGCACTGGAGAATGGGACGACACTGCAAAAGGTGTTTGAAGTGTTAAAGGAAAGTAGAAAGGAAATTGGCATTCCGTTAGTCTTTATGACGTATATTAATCCCATTTACAAATATGGGGTAGAGCGTTTCTTTCAGGATTGTAAGAATGCAGGGGTGGACGGTGTGATCATTCCTGATCTTCCACTTGAACATCATGACTTGGTTCGGGCACCATCTAAAGAAAATGGAATCGCCATTATTCAATTAGCAACGCTTACGAGTCCGTTAGAGAGAATTCACGAATTGGCTTCCGTTACGGAAGGGTTCCTTTATGCTGTTACGATTAATGGTATTACTGGAACGAGAGAAGGATTTGGCAACAATATCTCAGATCACTTGAATAAATTGAAAGAAAACAGTCCGGTCCCGGTCCTTGCCGGGTTTGGAATATCCACTCCTGAACATGTGCGTGCCATGAGTAAGTTCTGTGATGGAGTAGTAGTTGGAAGCAAAGTAATCGATCTGCTTCAACACGAATCGTTTGATGAAATAAAAGAATTAATCAGTGCTTCCAAGGCTAAAGCATTAAACTTGTAA
- the cspD gene encoding cold-shock protein CspD, with product MLQGKVKWFNAEKGFGFIEVEGQDDVFVHFSAIQGEGYKSLEEGQDVTFEIVEGARGPQAANVQK from the coding sequence ATGTTACAAGGTAAAGTTAAATGGTTTAACGCTGAAAAAGGTTTCGGTTTCATCGAAGTTGAAGGTCAAGACGATGTTTTTGTTCACTTCTCTGCTATCCAAGGCGAAGGATACAAATCATTAGAAGAAGGTCAAGACGTTACATTTGAAATCGTTGAAGGTGCTCGTGGACCACAAGCAGCTAACGTTCAAAAGTAA
- a CDS encoding class I SAM-dependent methyltransferase, translating into MFSLQKQFKRPNGLLGWFVGKVMEFDNRKINNWSIKQLSIKDGDHILEVGYGPGYCIHRISSRFPKSLVDGVDISETMKNAAQNKNEKAIENGRVRLFVHDISQFELNNVEYDRIFSVNNYPLWKDQEKSLSHLYNMLKKGGILLITVQPRGDEERDSRAKHYGESISEALHKAGFKDITLSYKNVKPALTVCVKGVK; encoded by the coding sequence TTGTTTTCATTACAAAAGCAATTCAAGCGTCCGAATGGATTACTCGGCTGGTTTGTCGGAAAAGTAATGGAATTCGATAATCGAAAAATAAATAATTGGTCCATTAAGCAATTGTCCATTAAAGATGGCGATCATATCCTGGAAGTAGGTTATGGGCCAGGATATTGCATTCATCGCATTTCCAGTCGTTTTCCTAAATCGCTTGTGGATGGGGTTGATATCTCTGAGACAATGAAGAATGCTGCACAGAATAAGAATGAAAAAGCGATTGAGAACGGAAGAGTTCGCTTATTTGTTCATGATATCAGTCAATTTGAATTGAATAACGTCGAGTACGATCGGATCTTTTCCGTCAATAACTACCCCCTATGGAAGGACCAGGAAAAATCTCTTTCACACTTATATAATATGCTAAAAAAAGGCGGCATCCTTCTCATCACCGTCCAACCACGAGGGGATGAAGAGAGGGATAGCCGCGCGAAACACTATGGTGAAAGTATCTCTGAAGCTTTGCATAAAGCAGGCTTTAAAGATATCACTCTTTCTTATAAGAATGTTAAACCTGCTTTAACGGTATGTGTGAAGGGTGTGAAGTAA
- a CDS encoding cation diffusion facilitator family transporter: protein MGNQSFFSLVKKGNKSSFFAMVGNGILAIAKGIAYFISGSGAMFASSMHSLADAVNQGFVFIGSVLSEKQPTEKFPTGFGRVINLFCMVAVIVVSIMAYETIREGIHLLRHPAHVKGIWLNVSVLLLNILIDGAILYKVMKEIGQEARAESTGLGIFSGAFKNVKRASPPTRLVFYEDLVAVSGAILALVAVLVSYFSAYQLLDGVVTIVIGFLMVGVAFRVGYDNMVGLIGVAAPKEVEDRIASAIFEHEAVIDIFKLRITQEGRYYHVESYLELKRGLPLSEADDIKFAIQDKLMSDPDIADVTLGIIEDDGIQEWKGSKPEPQ, encoded by the coding sequence GTGGGGAATCAATCTTTTTTTTCATTGGTGAAGAAAGGAAACAAGTCATCGTTTTTCGCTATGGTCGGGAACGGGATTCTGGCGATTGCAAAAGGAATTGCCTACTTCATTAGTGGCAGTGGAGCAATGTTTGCCTCGTCGATGCATTCATTAGCTGATGCAGTGAATCAAGGCTTTGTATTTATTGGAAGTGTTCTTTCTGAAAAACAACCGACGGAGAAGTTTCCGACAGGCTTTGGAAGAGTCATCAATCTTTTTTGTATGGTTGCGGTTATTGTTGTTTCCATTATGGCCTATGAAACCATTCGGGAAGGGATTCATTTACTAAGACATCCCGCTCATGTGAAGGGCATTTGGCTGAATGTGTCTGTATTACTACTGAATATCCTTATCGATGGTGCCATTCTTTATAAAGTAATGAAGGAAATAGGACAGGAAGCAAGAGCTGAAAGCACGGGTTTGGGAATTTTCTCAGGAGCGTTTAAAAACGTAAAGCGTGCGTCACCACCGACAAGGCTCGTATTTTATGAGGATTTGGTCGCTGTTTCTGGGGCTATCTTAGCCCTCGTGGCCGTATTGGTGTCCTACTTCTCTGCCTATCAGCTTTTGGATGGAGTCGTCACCATAGTCATTGGATTCCTCATGGTAGGAGTGGCTTTCAGGGTCGGTTATGACAACATGGTCGGTCTGATAGGGGTTGCTGCCCCGAAGGAAGTCGAGGACCGTATCGCAAGTGCGATCTTTGAGCACGAAGCAGTAATTGATATCTTCAAACTAAGGATCACTCAGGAAGGGCGATACTATCATGTTGAATCGTATCTTGAATTGAAAAGAGGATTACCACTTTCTGAAGCAGATGATATTAAATTCGCTATACAGGATAAATTAATGAGTGACCCGGATATTGCGGACGTAACGTTGGGGATCATCGAGGACGATGGAATTCAGGAATGGAAAGGAAGTAAACCGGAACCACAATAA
- a CDS encoding VOC family protein, whose translation MIQRKMNTVFIPVANLKESVDWYQKVLGFEIDPIQYNEIEELPVYTFQMGETSLTLEEEKGFTSSASNVPICNFHTVQIEKVREDFHDKKVTIESGVITFPGFSYFNFRDVNGNLLMICTG comes from the coding sequence ATGATTCAAAGAAAAATGAATACAGTGTTTATACCCGTGGCTAATCTAAAGGAGTCTGTGGATTGGTACCAAAAAGTGCTAGGTTTTGAAATCGATCCCATTCAGTATAATGAGATTGAGGAGCTACCCGTTTATACTTTTCAGATGGGGGAAACATCACTAACTCTAGAAGAGGAAAAAGGATTCACTTCATCTGCTTCTAATGTTCCAATCTGTAATTTCCATACTGTTCAAATTGAAAAAGTAAGAGAAGACTTTCACGATAAGAAAGTCACAATTGAATCTGGGGTCATCACGTTTCCCGGCTTTTCTTATTTTAACTTTAGAGATGTCAACGGGAATTTATTAATGATTTGTACGGGATAA
- a CDS encoding metallophosphoesterase encodes MKIIVVSDTHMPKKRRGLPEILKGDLRKSDLIIHAGDFQTLDVYNEFMEYGELIAVVGNVDNADLQALLPQKRIIMKKGLKIGVVHGDGKGKTTEKRALEAFESDEVDLIVFGHSHIPYSRYMKGRLLFNPGSPTDKRKLPYFSHGVLTIEDTWKIEHKFYR; translated from the coding sequence ATGAAGATTATAGTTGTGTCCGATACCCACATGCCTAAAAAAAGGAGAGGGCTTCCGGAAATTCTGAAGGGAGATCTCAGGAAAAGTGATTTAATCATTCACGCCGGAGACTTTCAGACCCTTGATGTTTATAATGAATTTATGGAGTACGGAGAACTGATTGCCGTTGTCGGAAATGTGGACAATGCAGATCTCCAGGCGCTTCTCCCCCAAAAAAGAATCATCATGAAAAAAGGACTGAAAATCGGTGTGGTGCACGGAGACGGGAAGGGAAAAACAACGGAAAAAAGAGCTCTGGAAGCGTTCGAATCTGATGAAGTAGACTTGATCGTCTTTGGTCACTCACATATCCCATATTCCCGCTATATGAAAGGCAGACTTCTGTTTAATCCCGGATCTCCCACTGATAAACGTAAACTTCCTTACTTCTCGCATGGTGTTTTGACCATTGAAGACACGTGGAAAATAGAACATAAATTCTACCGTTAA
- a CDS encoding DUF3900 domain-containing protein codes for MDFTIQNLSFYLIQVEGKGEEADKRHKHFQTLTGTEYEESPLKSFLDGELTKIVKRKVDRHSKSESAPTKIGRFVVEPGHELTSNPNYNLFYRTRFAENKEDFREACDQIVQMYIEASAIRGGAFLVATAKLTKFFDDPFVFIMKCDFEPKVATITDEATLIHNVEMAITTKNMKSIQYPYMPEEGMMDSAEIKIHQASHARYFEDFLKWVEYEKSMPEIVKSQVYGMVKEHISETYAEESDERVEFEEAVEEWAISPKRELQERFTTEQVVEATSQIVEQSPEVELKVKLDHVSVKALLSDFGDSIHLAKVNGRYVLMIESESVMFEKGFSPLEFLKPDELHEVIQRIQEKE; via the coding sequence ATGGATTTTACTATTCAGAACCTTTCCTTCTATTTAATACAAGTAGAGGGCAAAGGCGAAGAAGCCGACAAACGGCATAAACATTTTCAGACGTTAACTGGGACCGAATATGAAGAAAGTCCCTTAAAAAGCTTCTTAGATGGCGAACTAACAAAAATAGTGAAGCGGAAAGTAGACCGACATTCAAAGTCAGAGTCTGCCCCCACAAAAATTGGACGATTTGTAGTGGAACCAGGTCATGAACTGACTTCCAATCCAAATTATAATTTATTTTATCGTACCCGGTTCGCCGAAAACAAAGAGGATTTTCGCGAAGCCTGTGATCAAATTGTTCAAATGTACATAGAAGCTAGTGCTATCCGCGGTGGTGCATTCCTCGTTGCGACTGCTAAGCTGACGAAATTTTTTGATGATCCGTTTGTGTTCATTATGAAATGTGATTTCGAACCTAAGGTTGCCACCATAACCGATGAAGCGACTCTGATTCACAATGTCGAAATGGCGATTACGACGAAAAACATGAAATCCATCCAATATCCCTATATGCCCGAAGAAGGCATGATGGACTCTGCCGAAATCAAAATCCATCAAGCATCACACGCCAGATACTTTGAAGATTTCTTGAAATGGGTGGAATATGAAAAGTCCATGCCCGAAATCGTGAAATCCCAAGTTTACGGAATGGTGAAGGAACATATTTCAGAAACCTATGCTGAAGAGAGCGATGAACGTGTAGAATTTGAAGAAGCCGTGGAAGAATGGGCAATTAGTCCAAAGCGAGAACTTCAGGAAAGGTTCACAACTGAACAAGTGGTAGAAGCCACCTCCCAAATCGTCGAGCAATCACCTGAAGTCGAGCTTAAGGTGAAACTTGATCATGTCTCTGTTAAAGCTCTTCTTTCCGACTTTGGTGACAGCATTCATCTGGCGAAAGTGAACGGGCGGTACGTACTGATGATTGAAAGCGAGTCTGTCATGTTTGAAAAAGGCTTCTCCCCACTGGAATTTTTAAAGCCTGACGAACTGCATGAAGTGATTCAGCGAATACAAGAAAAAGAATGA